One Streptomyces sp. SAI-135 DNA segment encodes these proteins:
- a CDS encoding (2Fe-2S)-binding protein, which produces MPVPLPAPRSAPGPAAGSAVTAAYARLTEALPALTVTELPQDTALPATDGWVTAAALAQHAPALDAFLAWDDEQVLRDNAQKGRPDVIAGFGLHRYAWPACLLFTVPWFLQRRVPRYPVAHVSYDRTRGPMSLAVHPGPFACLPDDPAAALPGAYTVPDEEALRAELREAIAEHMEPLLATFGPRMRRRGRALWGMVTDEIVEGLWYVAELFGEHEKRRAEHALELLLPGTTKPYAGSPAFRVLAGPDGGPLLTRDRVSCCMYYTLAPEDTCVTCPRTCDTDRIAKLTAAAAS; this is translated from the coding sequence ATGCCCGTACCGCTGCCCGCCCCCCGTTCAGCCCCTGGTCCGGCCGCCGGTTCGGCCGTCACCGCCGCCTACGCGCGCCTGACCGAGGCCCTCCCGGCGCTGACGGTCACGGAGCTGCCGCAGGACACCGCCCTCCCGGCCACCGACGGCTGGGTCACCGCAGCCGCCCTCGCACAGCACGCGCCCGCCCTGGACGCCTTCCTCGCCTGGGACGACGAGCAGGTCCTCAGGGACAACGCCCAGAAGGGCCGCCCGGACGTGATCGCCGGCTTCGGACTGCACCGGTACGCCTGGCCGGCCTGCCTCCTCTTCACCGTCCCGTGGTTCCTGCAGCGCCGGGTCCCCCGCTACCCGGTCGCCCACGTCTCCTACGACCGCACCCGGGGTCCGATGTCCCTCGCGGTCCACCCGGGGCCCTTCGCCTGCCTCCCGGACGACCCCGCGGCGGCACTGCCGGGCGCGTACACGGTGCCCGACGAGGAGGCCCTGCGCGCCGAGTTGCGGGAGGCGATCGCCGAGCACATGGAACCGCTCCTCGCCACCTTCGGCCCGCGCATGCGCCGACGCGGCAGGGCGCTGTGGGGCATGGTGACCGACGAGATCGTCGAGGGCCTCTGGTACGTCGCCGAGCTGTTCGGCGAGCACGAGAAGCGCCGGGCCGAGCACGCCCTGGAGCTCCTGCTGCCGGGGACGACGAAGCCGTACGCCGGCTCCCCGGCCTTCCGGGTGCTCGCCGGACCGGACGGCGGGCCCCTGCTCACCCGGGACCGGGTGAGCTGCTGCATGTACTACACGCTGGCCCCCGAGGACACCTGCGTCACCTGCCCGCGCACCTGCGACACGGACCGGATCGCCAAGCTCACGGCGGCCGCGGCGAGTTGA
- a CDS encoding GntR family transcriptional regulator — protein MKQGAQGSAGTTGARRDAGVGAVRVPPQTRVSDGARVRDETGSGARGEHTHSEVPIPRPVVQRASVRGQILDALRTALLAGELRPGEVYSAPALGERFGVSATPVREAMQQLALEGAVEVVPNRGFRVVERGARELAELAEVRALIEVPVVLRLARSVPVERWAELRPVAEATVRAASSGCRATYAEADRTFHRAVLLLSGNEQLVQISEDLHRRSQWPLVGGPAARGRADLIADAAEHTALLDALIARDLDVVRALVGGHFAGGT, from the coding sequence GTGAAGCAGGGTGCGCAGGGCTCCGCCGGGACGACGGGTGCGCGGCGGGACGCCGGCGTGGGCGCGGTCCGGGTGCCGCCGCAGACACGGGTCTCCGACGGGGCGCGGGTCCGGGACGAGACCGGTTCCGGGGCCCGGGGCGAGCACACCCACAGCGAGGTGCCGATTCCGCGCCCGGTCGTGCAGCGGGCCTCGGTGCGGGGGCAGATCCTCGACGCGCTGCGCACGGCGCTGCTCGCGGGGGAACTGCGGCCCGGCGAGGTGTACTCGGCGCCCGCGCTCGGGGAACGGTTCGGGGTTTCGGCGACGCCCGTGCGCGAGGCCATGCAGCAGCTCGCGCTGGAGGGGGCCGTCGAGGTCGTCCCCAACCGGGGGTTCCGGGTGGTCGAGCGGGGTGCCCGTGAGCTGGCCGAGCTGGCCGAGGTGCGGGCGCTGATCGAGGTGCCGGTGGTGCTGCGGCTGGCGCGGAGCGTGCCGGTGGAGCGGTGGGCCGAGCTGCGCCCGGTGGCGGAGGCGACCGTACGGGCCGCGTCCTCGGGGTGCCGGGCGACCTACGCGGAGGCCGACCGGACGTTCCACCGCGCGGTACTGCTGCTGTCCGGGAACGAGCAACTGGTCCAGATCTCCGAGGACCTGCACCGGCGGTCCCAGTGGCCGCTGGTGGGCGGGCCCGCCGCGCGGGGGCGGGCGGACCTGATCGCGGACGCGGCCGAACACACGGCGCTGCTGGACGCGTTGATCGCGCGGGACCTGGATGTGGTGCGGGCGTTGGTGGGCGGCCACTTCGCCGGCGGAACCTGA
- a CDS encoding PucR family transcriptional regulator — translation MRLRALLDTDALGLRLLGGEDELDRTVRGVMTTDLRDPSRYLSGGELVLTGLAWRRDAADSEPFVRLLVQAGVVALAAGEAELGDVPEDLVVACARHRLPLFAVHESVAFATITEHVVRQVSGERAGDLAAVVDRHRRMMTSGPAGGGPDVVLDLLGSDLDLRAWVLSPTGRLIAGPKAAGPGLPADTCAKLAAEHLAAVRTGRRGPHRVTVGPAAYSLFPVRSSGRAPQASRDVRETVLSDWLLAVEADAGDWPAERLDLLQGVAQLIAVERDRRDAARTVRRRLAQEVLELVQTGAAPAEIAARLRVAAPVLLPGLGAAPHWQVVVARVEWQDGELEGGPMAQSLLEEILVDPLATGPEPSDRIAVAHTGDEAVALVPLPAVSTEHDGSESGILADALLETVRDPLSAGLDDDGRVTLGVSASVHSAEGLRGALEEARHARRVAAARVGRVCAAGHQELASHVLLLPFVPDDVRRAFTARLLDPLRDYDRRHRAELIPTLEAFLDCDGSWTRCATRLHLHVNTLRYRVGRIEQLTSRDLSRLEDKLDFFLALRMS, via the coding sequence ATGCGGCTGCGCGCACTGCTGGACACCGACGCGCTGGGCCTGCGGCTGCTCGGCGGCGAGGACGAACTGGATCGCACCGTGCGCGGTGTGATGACCACGGACCTGCGCGACCCCAGCCGCTACCTCTCGGGCGGGGAACTCGTCCTGACGGGTCTCGCCTGGCGCCGGGACGCCGCCGACTCGGAGCCGTTCGTCCGCCTGCTCGTGCAGGCCGGGGTGGTCGCGCTGGCGGCCGGCGAGGCGGAGCTGGGGGATGTCCCGGAGGACCTGGTCGTGGCCTGCGCCCGGCACCGCCTGCCGCTGTTCGCCGTCCACGAGTCGGTGGCCTTCGCGACGATCACCGAGCATGTCGTACGGCAGGTCTCCGGGGAGCGCGCGGGCGATCTGGCGGCCGTGGTGGACCGGCACCGCCGCATGATGACCTCGGGTCCGGCGGGCGGCGGCCCGGACGTGGTCCTGGACCTGCTGGGCTCGGACCTGGACCTGCGCGCCTGGGTCCTGTCCCCCACCGGCCGACTGATCGCGGGCCCGAAGGCGGCGGGCCCCGGCCTGCCCGCGGACACCTGCGCGAAGCTCGCGGCGGAGCACCTGGCCGCGGTCCGCACCGGCCGCCGGGGCCCCCACAGAGTCACGGTCGGCCCGGCGGCGTACTCCCTCTTCCCGGTCCGCAGCTCGGGGCGCGCCCCGCAGGCGTCGAGGGACGTGCGCGAGACGGTCCTGTCCGACTGGCTGCTGGCGGTGGAGGCGGACGCCGGCGACTGGCCGGCGGAGCGCCTGGACCTCCTCCAGGGCGTCGCCCAGCTGATCGCGGTCGAGCGCGACCGCAGGGACGCCGCCCGTACCGTCCGGCGCCGGCTGGCCCAGGAGGTCCTGGAGCTGGTCCAGACCGGAGCGGCACCGGCCGAGATCGCGGCCCGGCTGCGGGTTGCGGCCCCCGTCCTGCTTCCCGGCCTCGGAGCGGCCCCGCACTGGCAGGTCGTGGTGGCGCGGGTGGAATGGCAGGACGGCGAGCTGGAGGGCGGCCCGATGGCGCAGTCCCTCCTGGAGGAGATCCTGGTGGACCCCCTCGCGACCGGCCCCGAGCCCTCCGACCGCATCGCGGTGGCCCACACCGGCGACGAGGCCGTCGCACTGGTCCCCCTCCCCGCGGTCTCGACCGAGCACGACGGCTCGGAGTCGGGCATCCTGGCGGACGCGCTGCTCGAAACGGTCCGCGACCCCCTGTCGGCAGGCCTGGACGACGACGGCCGGGTCACCCTGGGCGTCAGCGCGTCCGTCCACTCGGCGGAGGGCCTGCGCGGCGCGCTGGAGGAGGCCCGCCACGCCCGCCGGGTGGCGGCGGCCCGCGTCGGCCGGGTCTGCGCGGCAGGCCACCAGGAACTGGCCTCGCACGTCCTGCTGCTGCCCTTCGTGCCGGACGACGTGCGCCGCGCCTTCACGGCCCGCCTTCTCGACCCGCTGCGGGACTACGACCGCCGCCACCGGGCCGAGCTGATCCCCACCCTTGAGGCCTTCCTGGACTGCGACGGCTCCTGGACCCGCTGTGCGACCCGCCTCCACCTGCACGTCAACACGCTGCGCTACCGCGTCGGGCGGATCGAGCAGTTGACCAGCCGGGACCTTTCGCGCCTCGAGGACAAGCTGGATTTCTTCCTGGCGCTGCGGATGAGCTGA
- a CDS encoding FAD binding domain-containing protein, protein MDFLRPASWEEALAAKAEHPTAVPIAGGTDVMVEINFDHRRPEYLLDLNRIGDLTEWEVGEDAVRLGASVPYTRIMESLRGELPGLALASHTVASPQIRNRGGVGGNLGTASPAGDAHPALLAAGAEVEVESVRGSRRIPIDEFYTGVKRNALAPDELIRAVHIEKADGPQQYSKVGTRNAMVIAVCAFGLALHPATRTVRTGIGSAAPTPVRAKAAEDFLNAALEEGGFWDNGRIITPSVAKQFADLCAASCNPIDDVRGTASYRRHAVGIMARRTLTWAWESYRGTAATTEGAA, encoded by the coding sequence ATGGACTTCCTTCGCCCCGCCAGCTGGGAGGAGGCGCTCGCCGCCAAGGCTGAGCACCCCACCGCTGTGCCCATCGCGGGCGGCACCGACGTGATGGTCGAGATCAACTTCGACCATCGGCGGCCCGAGTACCTGCTCGACCTGAACCGCATCGGCGACCTCACCGAGTGGGAGGTCGGCGAGGACGCGGTGCGGCTCGGCGCCTCCGTGCCGTACACCCGCATCATGGAGAGCCTGCGCGGCGAGCTCCCGGGCCTGGCCCTCGCCTCGCACACCGTCGCCTCCCCGCAGATCCGCAACCGCGGCGGCGTCGGCGGCAACCTCGGCACCGCCTCCCCGGCCGGTGACGCCCACCCCGCGCTCCTCGCGGCCGGCGCCGAGGTCGAGGTCGAGTCGGTGCGCGGGTCGCGCCGCATCCCGATCGACGAGTTCTACACCGGCGTGAAGCGCAACGCGCTGGCCCCCGACGAGCTCATCCGCGCCGTACACATCGAGAAGGCCGACGGGCCCCAGCAGTACTCCAAGGTCGGCACGCGCAACGCCATGGTCATCGCCGTGTGCGCCTTCGGGCTCGCGCTGCACCCGGCGACGCGGACGGTGCGGACGGGCATCGGTTCCGCGGCTCCCACCCCCGTTCGGGCCAAGGCCGCCGAGGACTTCCTGAACGCCGCTCTGGAAGAAGGCGGGTTCTGGGACAACGGCCGGATCATCACCCCGTCGGTCGCCAAGCAGTTCGCGGACCTGTGCGCCGCCTCCTGCAACCCGATCGACGACGTCCGGGGCACGGCGAGCTACCGCCGCCATGCGGTCGGCATCATGGCCCGCCGCACGCTGACCTGGGCCTGGGAGTCCTACCGCGGCACCGCCGCCACCACGGAGGGAGCTGCGTAA
- a CDS encoding (2Fe-2S)-binding protein, whose protein sequence is MRVNFTVNGRPREADDVWEGESLLYVLRERLGLPGSKNACEQGECGSCTVRLDGVPVCSCLVAAGQVEGREVVTVEGLADFAKQRACGHPAPEGQDSQTGEGTELSPIQQAFIDAGAVQCGFCTPGLLVAADEMLERNPSPSDADIREALSGNLCRCTGYEKIMDAVRLAAARQGEAV, encoded by the coding sequence ATGCGCGTCAACTTCACAGTCAACGGACGTCCGCGGGAAGCCGACGACGTGTGGGAGGGCGAGTCCCTGCTGTACGTGCTGCGCGAGCGGCTCGGGCTGCCTGGTTCCAAGAACGCCTGCGAGCAGGGCGAGTGCGGATCGTGCACGGTGCGGCTGGACGGCGTCCCGGTGTGTTCCTGCCTGGTCGCGGCCGGGCAGGTCGAGGGGCGCGAGGTCGTCACGGTCGAGGGGCTCGCGGACTTCGCCAAGCAGCGCGCTTGCGGGCACCCGGCTCCCGAGGGGCAGGACTCCCAGACCGGCGAGGGCACCGAACTCTCGCCGATCCAGCAGGCGTTCATCGACGCCGGCGCCGTCCAGTGCGGCTTCTGCACACCGGGCCTGCTGGTGGCCGCCGACGAGATGCTGGAGCGCAACCCCAGCCCGAGCGACGCGGACATCCGCGAGGCGCTCTCGGGCAACCTGTGCCGCTGCACCGGCTACGAGAAGATCATGGACGCGGTCCGTCTCGCGGCCGCCCGGCAGGGAGAGGCGGTCTGA
- a CDS encoding molybdopterin cofactor-binding domain-containing protein: protein MSTPNGTPTKITQGSQTKGGIGESTLRPDGTLKVTGEFAYSSDMWHEDMLWGQILRSTVAHAEIVSIDTSEALALPGVYAVMTYDDLPTEVRNYGLEIRDTPVLAHGKVRHHGEPVAIVAADHPETARRAAAKIKVEYRELPVITDEASATAPDAILIHENRDDHHIGHVPHPNIVHRQPIVRGDARQAAERADFVVRGEYTFGMQDQAFLGPESGLAVPDEDGGVHLYVATQWLHSDLRQIAPVLGLPERKVRMTLSGVGGAFGGREDLSMQIHACLLALRTGKPVKIVYNRFESFFGHVHRHPAKLYYEHGATREGKLTHVKCRIVLDGGAYASASPAVVGNASSLSIGPYVVDDVDIEAIALYTNNPPCGAMRGFGAVQACFAYEAQMDKLADAVGMDRVEFRQLNAMEQGTIMPTGQPVDSPAPVAELLRRVKAMPLPPEQQWLSAGEQADVRQLPGGLSNTTHGEGVVRGVGYAVGIKNVGFSEGFDDYSTARVRMEVVGGEPVATVHTAMAEVGQGGVTVHAQIARTELGVTQVTIHPADTQVGSAGSTSASRQTYVTGGAVKNSCELVREKVLEIGRRKFGSYHPAWATAELLLEGGKVVTDGGEVLADLADVLEGESVEVEAEWRHRPTEAFDLRTGQGFGHVQYSFAAHRAVVEVDTELGLVKVIELACAQDVGKALNPLSVVGQIQGGTIQGLGVAVMEEIIVDPVTAKVRNPSFTDYLIPTILDTPTIPVDVLELADDHAPYGLRGIGEAPTLSSTPAVLAAIRNATGLELNRTPVRPEHLTGQA, encoded by the coding sequence GTGTCCACTCCCAACGGAACCCCCACCAAGATCACCCAGGGTTCGCAGACCAAGGGCGGCATCGGCGAGTCCACGCTCCGCCCCGACGGCACCCTCAAGGTCACCGGCGAGTTCGCGTACTCGTCCGACATGTGGCACGAGGACATGCTCTGGGGACAGATCCTCCGCTCGACCGTCGCGCACGCCGAGATCGTGTCCATCGACACCAGCGAGGCGCTCGCCCTGCCGGGCGTGTACGCCGTGATGACGTACGACGACCTTCCGACCGAGGTGAGGAACTACGGCCTGGAGATCCGGGACACCCCCGTCCTCGCCCACGGCAAGGTCCGTCACCACGGTGAGCCGGTCGCGATCGTCGCCGCCGACCACCCCGAGACCGCCCGCCGGGCGGCCGCCAAGATCAAGGTCGAGTACCGCGAGCTGCCCGTCATCACCGACGAGGCCTCGGCGACCGCTCCCGACGCGATCCTGATCCACGAGAACCGCGACGACCACCACATCGGACACGTCCCGCACCCCAACATCGTGCACCGCCAGCCGATCGTCCGCGGTGACGCGCGACAGGCCGCCGAGCGCGCCGACTTCGTCGTCAGGGGCGAGTACACCTTCGGCATGCAGGACCAGGCCTTCCTCGGCCCCGAGTCGGGTCTCGCGGTGCCGGACGAGGACGGCGGTGTCCACCTCTACGTCGCCACCCAGTGGCTGCACTCCGACCTGCGCCAGATCGCGCCCGTCCTCGGCCTGCCCGAGCGCAAGGTCCGCATGACGCTGTCCGGCGTCGGCGGGGCCTTCGGCGGCCGCGAGGACCTGTCGATGCAGATCCACGCCTGTCTGCTGGCGCTGCGCACCGGCAAGCCCGTCAAGATCGTTTACAACCGGTTCGAGTCCTTCTTCGGACACGTCCACCGCCACCCCGCCAAGCTGTACTACGAGCACGGGGCCACCCGCGAGGGCAAGTTGACCCACGTGAAGTGCCGGATCGTGCTGGACGGCGGCGCGTACGCCTCCGCCTCCCCGGCCGTGGTCGGCAACGCCTCCTCGCTGTCGATCGGCCCGTACGTCGTCGACGACGTGGACATCGAGGCCATCGCCCTCTACACCAACAACCCGCCGTGCGGCGCGATGCGCGGCTTCGGCGCGGTCCAGGCGTGCTTCGCCTACGAGGCCCAGATGGACAAGCTCGCCGACGCGGTGGGTATGGACCGGGTGGAGTTCCGGCAGCTGAACGCCATGGAGCAGGGCACGATCATGCCGACCGGCCAGCCCGTCGACTCGCCCGCCCCCGTCGCCGAACTCCTGCGCCGCGTCAAGGCGATGCCCCTTCCTCCGGAGCAGCAGTGGCTCTCGGCCGGCGAGCAGGCGGACGTACGGCAGCTGCCGGGCGGTCTGTCCAACACCACCCACGGCGAAGGCGTCGTGCGGGGCGTGGGCTATGCGGTCGGCATCAAGAACGTCGGCTTCTCCGAGGGCTTCGACGACTACTCCACCGCCAGGGTCCGCATGGAGGTCGTCGGCGGCGAGCCCGTCGCCACCGTGCACACCGCCATGGCGGAGGTCGGCCAGGGCGGTGTCACCGTCCACGCGCAGATCGCCCGCACCGAGCTCGGCGTCACCCAGGTGACCATCCATCCCGCCGACACGCAGGTGGGCTCGGCGGGTTCGACCTCCGCCTCCCGTCAGACGTACGTCACGGGCGGCGCCGTCAAGAACTCCTGCGAGCTGGTCCGGGAGAAGGTCCTGGAGATCGGGCGCCGCAAGTTCGGCTCCTACCACCCCGCCTGGGCCACCGCCGAACTGCTCCTGGAGGGCGGCAAAGTCGTCACCGACGGCGGCGAGGTCCTCGCGGACCTGGCCGACGTGCTGGAGGGCGAGAGCGTCGAGGTCGAGGCGGAGTGGCGGCACCGGCCCACCGAGGCCTTCGACCTGCGCACCGGGCAGGGCTTCGGCCACGTCCAGTACTCCTTCGCCGCCCACCGCGCGGTCGTCGAGGTCGACACCGAGCTCGGCCTGGTCAAGGTGATCGAACTGGCCTGTGCCCAGGACGTCGGCAAGGCGCTCAACCCGCTGTCCGTCGTGGGCCAGATCCAGGGCGGCACCATCCAGGGCCTGGGCGTGGCGGTGATGGAGGAGATCATCGTCGACCCCGTGACGGCCAAGGTCAGGAACCCGTCCTTCACGGACTACCTGATCCCCACGATCCTCGACACGCCGACCATCCCCGTCGACGTGCTCGAACTCGCCGACGACCACGCGCCGTACGGGCTGCGTGGCATCGGTGAGGCACCCACCCTGTCCTCGACCCCGGCCGTCCTCGCGGCGATCCGCAACGCGACGGGGCTCGAGCTCAACCGGACGCCGGTCAGGCCCGAACACCTCACGGGCCAGGCGTAG
- a CDS encoding NCS2 family permease: MTQQQLEPATTADDAGEGTRVPAGRSWLDRYFHISRRGSTVARELRGGVTTFMAMAYILLLNPLILSGKDVAGDTLGQKALITATAFAAALTTLLMGFFGKVPLALAAGLSVSGVLSSQVAPAMTWPQAMGMCVMYGVVIMLLVVTGLREMIMNAIPLALKHAITMGIGLFVALIGFYKAGFVHQGKATPVTLGPTGELAGWPVLLFALTLLAIFMLQARGVPGAILIGILGGTVLAVVLNAAGAVDPKQWASGAPELHGSAVSMPDFSIFGKVEFGGWGEVGAMTVGMIVFTLVLAGFFDAMATIIGVGTEAKLADEQGRMPGLSKALFIDGAGGAIGGVAGASGQTVFVESATGVGEGARTGLSSVVTGLFFAACLFFTPLTAIVPGEVAAAALVVIGAMMMMNARHVDWADRATAIPVFLTVVIMPFTYSITAGVAAGVISYVAIKVAQSKAREIGAFMWGLTAIFLVYYALNPIESWMGVH, encoded by the coding sequence ATGACCCAGCAGCAACTGGAGCCAGCGACCACCGCCGACGACGCGGGAGAAGGCACCCGCGTCCCGGCCGGCAGGTCCTGGCTCGACCGGTACTTCCACATATCCCGGCGAGGATCCACCGTCGCGCGTGAACTGCGCGGTGGCGTCACCACCTTCATGGCGATGGCGTACATCCTCCTGCTCAACCCGCTGATCCTGTCCGGCAAGGACGTGGCGGGGGACACGCTCGGCCAGAAGGCGCTCATCACCGCGACCGCGTTCGCGGCGGCCCTCACCACGCTCCTGATGGGCTTCTTCGGCAAGGTGCCGCTGGCCCTCGCCGCCGGTCTCTCCGTCTCCGGAGTGCTCTCCTCGCAGGTCGCGCCCGCGATGACCTGGCCGCAGGCGATGGGCATGTGCGTGATGTACGGCGTGGTCATCATGCTGCTGGTCGTCACCGGCCTGCGCGAGATGATCATGAACGCGATCCCGCTGGCCCTCAAGCACGCGATCACCATGGGCATCGGACTGTTCGTCGCCCTGATCGGCTTCTACAAGGCCGGCTTCGTCCACCAGGGCAAGGCCACCCCGGTGACCCTCGGCCCGACGGGCGAACTCGCGGGCTGGCCCGTCCTGTTGTTCGCCCTCACCCTCCTCGCCATCTTCATGCTCCAGGCGCGGGGCGTCCCCGGCGCGATCCTGATCGGCATCCTCGGCGGGACCGTACTGGCCGTCGTCCTCAACGCGGCCGGGGCCGTCGACCCGAAGCAGTGGGCGAGCGGAGCACCCGAACTGCACGGCAGCGCGGTCTCCATGCCGGACTTCTCCATCTTCGGCAAGGTCGAGTTCGGCGGCTGGGGCGAGGTCGGCGCGATGACGGTCGGCATGATCGTGTTCACGCTGGTGCTCGCCGGGTTCTTCGACGCGATGGCCACCATCATCGGCGTCGGCACCGAGGCGAAGCTCGCCGACGAACAGGGCCGGATGCCGGGCCTGTCGAAGGCGCTGTTCATCGACGGCGCGGGCGGCGCGATCGGCGGAGTGGCCGGCGCCTCCGGGCAGACCGTGTTCGTCGAGTCGGCCACCGGCGTCGGCGAGGGTGCCCGAACCGGCCTGTCCTCCGTGGTCACCGGCCTGTTCTTCGCGGCCTGTCTCTTCTTCACCCCGCTGACGGCCATCGTGCCGGGCGAGGTGGCCGCCGCGGCCCTCGTGGTCATCGGCGCCATGATGATGATGAACGCCCGCCATGTCGACTGGGCCGACCGCGCCACCGCGATCCCGGTCTTCCTGACCGTCGTGATCATGCCGTTCACCTACTCGATCACCGCGGGCGTCGCCGCGGGCGTCATCTCCTACGTCGCGATCAAGGTCGCGCAGAGCAAGGCGCGCGAGATCGGCGCCTTCATGTGGGGACTGACGGCGATCTTCCTGGTGTACTACGCCCTCAACCCGATCGAGAGCTGGATGGGCGTGCACTAG
- a CDS encoding XdhC/CoxI family protein yields MLDIADELHRWVEQGRDFAVATVVAVGGSAPRRPGAALAVDADGTAIGSVSGGCVEGAVYELCQQALKGGESVLERFGYSDEDAFAVGLTCGGVIDILVTPVRAGDRDRPVVAAALEAAARGRATALARIVSGPDELLGRTLVVRPDSSYGGFGAHPELDRTVAAEAGAFLDAGRTGTLEIGEQGSRCGAPLTVLVESSVPPPRMIVFGAIDFASALVRIGKFLGHRVTVCDARPVFATEARFPEADEVVVEWPHRYLERTEVDARTVLCVLTHDAKFDVPLLQLALRLPVAYVGAMGSRRTHLDRNERLREVGVTERELARLHSPIGLDLGARTPEETALSIAAEIVAARRGGSGVSLTGAHTPIHHDETSAPARRIGSVA; encoded by the coding sequence ATGCTGGACATCGCCGACGAGCTGCACCGGTGGGTCGAGCAGGGACGCGACTTCGCCGTGGCCACCGTGGTGGCCGTCGGCGGCAGCGCGCCCCGCCGGCCCGGCGCCGCCCTCGCGGTGGACGCCGACGGCACGGCGATCGGCTCGGTCTCCGGCGGCTGCGTGGAAGGCGCGGTGTACGAGCTGTGCCAACAGGCCCTCAAGGGCGGGGAGTCGGTCCTGGAGCGCTTCGGCTACAGCGACGAGGACGCCTTCGCCGTCGGCCTCACCTGCGGCGGAGTCATCGACATCCTCGTCACCCCGGTCCGCGCCGGCGACCGCGACCGCCCGGTCGTCGCGGCCGCCCTCGAAGCGGCGGCGCGGGGCCGGGCGACGGCGCTGGCGCGGATCGTCTCCGGACCGGACGAACTCCTCGGCCGCACGCTCGTCGTACGGCCGGACAGCTCCTACGGCGGCTTCGGCGCCCACCCCGAACTGGACCGCACGGTGGCCGCCGAGGCCGGCGCCTTCCTGGACGCGGGCCGCACCGGCACCCTGGAGATCGGTGAGCAGGGCTCGCGCTGCGGCGCCCCGCTCACCGTGCTCGTGGAGTCCTCGGTGCCACCGCCCCGGATGATCGTCTTCGGCGCCATCGACTTCGCGTCGGCACTGGTGCGGATCGGGAAGTTCCTCGGCCACCGGGTCACCGTGTGCGACGCGCGACCCGTCTTCGCGACCGAGGCGCGCTTCCCGGAGGCCGACGAGGTAGTCGTCGAGTGGCCGCACCGGTACCTGGAGCGCACGGAGGTCGACGCCCGGACGGTCCTGTGCGTCCTCACCCACGACGCCAAGTTCGACGTCCCCCTGTTGCAACTGGCCCTCAGGCTCCCGGTCGCCTACGTGGGCGCCATGGGCTCCCGCCGCACCCACCTCGACCGCAACGAACGCCTGCGCGAGGTCGGCGTGACCGAACGGGAGCTGGCGCGGCTGCACTCACCCATCGGCCTGGACCTCGGCGCCCGTACGCCCGAGGAGACGGCCCTGTCCATCGCCGCCGAGATCGTCGCGGCGCGGCGGGGCGGCAGCGGTGTCTCCCTCACCGGCGCGCACACGCCGATCCATCACGACGAGACGTCGGCACCGGCCCGGCGGATCGGGTCGGTGGCCTGA